From one Triticum aestivum cultivar Chinese Spring chromosome 4B, IWGSC CS RefSeq v2.1, whole genome shotgun sequence genomic stretch:
- the LOC123091833 gene encoding NADH-ubiquinone oxidoreductase chain 2, protein MIYGSTGATHFDQLAKILTGYEITGARSSGIFMGILFIAVGFLFKITAVPFHMWAPDIYEGSPTPVTAFLSIAPKISISANMSRVSIVASYGGTIQQIFFFCSIASMILGALAAMAQTKVKRPLAHSSIGHVGYIRTGFSCGTIEGIQSLLIGIFIYASMTIDAFAIVPALRQTRVKYIADLGALAKANPISAMTIPITMFSYAGIPPLASFCSKFYLFFAALGCGAYFLAPVGVVTSIIGRWAAGRLP, encoded by the exons ATGATCTATGGGTCTACTGGAGCTACCCACTTCGATCAATTAGCCAAGATTTTGACCGGATACGAAATCACTGGTGCTCGATCTAGTGGTATTTTTATGGGGATTCTTTTTATCGCTGTAGGATTCCTATTCAAGATTACTGCAGTTCCTTTTC ATATGTGGGCACCTGATATCTATGAGGGTTCACCCACCCCGGTGACAGCATTCCTTTCTATTGCGCCTAAAATCTCTATTTCTGCAAATATGTCACgtgtttctattgttgcttccTATGGGGGTACAattcaacaaatcttctttttcTGCAGCATTGCTTCTATGATCTTAGGAGCACTGGCCGCCATGGCCCAAACGAAAGTCAAAAGACCTCTAGCTCATAGTTCGATTGGACATGTAGGTTATATTCGTACTGGTTTCTCATGTGGAACCATAGAAGGAATTCAATCACTACTAATTGGTATATTTATTTATGCATCAATGACGATAGATGCATTCGCCATAGTTCCAGCATTACGGCAAACCCGTGTCAAATATATAGCGGATTTGGGCGCTCTAGCCAAAGCAAATCCTATTTCGGCTATGACCATCCCCATTACAATGTTCTCATACGCAGGAATACCCCCGTTAGCCAGCTTTTGTAGCAAATTCTATTTGTTCTTCGCCGCTTTGGGTTGTGGGGCTTACTTCCTAGCCCCAGTGGGAGTAGTGACTAGCATTATAGGTCGTTGGGCGGCCGGAAGGTTGCCATGA
- the LOC123091835 gene encoding ATP synthase protein MI25: protein MRFLSTDMKARNMLFAAIPSICASSPKKISIYNEEMIVARCFIGFLIFSRKSLGKTFKETLDGRIESIQEELQQFFNPNEVILEESNEQQRLLRISLRICSTVVESLPTARCAPKCEKTVQALLCRNLNVKSATLLNATSSRRIRLQDDIVTGFHFSVSERFVSGSTFKASTIDLIREGLIVLRKVMVGGSI, encoded by the coding sequence ATGAGATTTCTTTCTACGGATATGAAGGCTAGAAATATGCTATTTGCTGCTATTCCATCTATTTGTGCATCAAGTCCGAAGAAGATCTCAATCTATAATGAAGAAATGATAGTAGCTCGTTGTTTTATAGGCTTTCTCATATTCAGTCGGAAGAGTTTAGGTAAGACTTTCAAAGAAACTCTCGACGGGAGAATCGAGTCTATTCAGGAAGAATTGCAGCAATTCTTCAATCCTAACGAAGTAATTCTGGAGGAATCCAATGAACAACAACGATTACTTAGGATCAGCTTGCGAATTTGCAGCACCGTAGTAGAATCATTACCAACGGCACGCTGTGCGCCTAAGTGCGAAAAGACAGTGCAAGCTTTGTTATGCCGAAACCTAAATGTAAAGTCAGCAACACTTCTAAATGCCACTTCTTCCCGCCGCATCCGTCTTCAGGACGATATAGTCACAGGTTTTCACTTTTCAGTGAGTGAAAGATTTGTATCCGGGTCTACGTTCAAAGCTTCTACCATAGACTTAATTCGAGAAGGCTTGATAGTCCTAAGAAAGGTGATGGTGGGGGGTTCTAtttag